A genomic region of Lycorma delicatula isolate Av1 chromosome 4, ASM4794821v1, whole genome shotgun sequence contains the following coding sequences:
- the LOC142322619 gene encoding zinc finger BED domain-containing protein 5-like, which yields MQKTIECFWHLCQNNNEDFIRLLLHTEVQWLSKSTSLARFVALYNSVIQFFESNNETSLCQQLKTVKNDSFYLADIFKIFNDVNLQLQGANKTLIGYQSIVSLFADKLELLSRNLLKREFLQL from the coding sequence ATGCAAAAAACGATAGAATGTTTCTGGCATCTTTGCCAGAACaataatgaagattttattaGGTTACTTTTGCACACAGAAGTCCAGTGGCTGTCAAAGAGTACATCTTTGGCTCGTTTTGTAGCATTATATAATAGtgtcatacaattttttgaaagtaataatgaGACCAGTCTGTGCCAACAGTTAAAAACAGTAAAGAATGATTCCTTTTATTTGGCAgatattttcaagatatttaatgATGTCAATTTGCAGCTTCAAGGAGCTAATAAAACTCTTATAGGTTACCAAAGTATTGTGTCATTATTTGCTGACAAACTTGAATTACTAAGTCGTAATCTATTGAAGAGAGAATTTCTTCAGTTATAA